In Kitasatospora gansuensis, a genomic segment contains:
- a CDS encoding helix-turn-helix domain-containing protein, whose product MVHRFTPLEGEALVAHNLKVLRKAARLSQEDVAERMTRLGFKFHQTQVAKIENLTRPVRFDEVIGLAKALSVPAANFMTEAVAGPDEPDYELQEAGFALQAAQLEWRTARDIEQGAKARMDEAQRLYDEVAERLEAQGIATTVDQPLWYPAPNSPGDPLRKEPDADR is encoded by the coding sequence ATGGTGCATCGCTTCACGCCCCTGGAGGGCGAGGCCCTGGTGGCCCACAACCTGAAGGTCCTGCGCAAGGCCGCCCGTCTCTCCCAGGAGGACGTGGCTGAGCGCATGACCCGGCTCGGCTTCAAGTTCCACCAGACCCAGGTCGCCAAGATCGAGAACCTCACCCGCCCGGTCCGCTTCGACGAGGTCATCGGTCTCGCCAAGGCGCTCAGCGTTCCGGCGGCCAACTTCATGACCGAGGCCGTGGCCGGCCCCGACGAACCCGACTACGAGCTGCAGGAGGCCGGCTTCGCCCTCCAGGCCGCCCAGCTGGAGTGGAGAACCGCTCGCGACATCGAGCAGGGAGCCAAGGCCCGGATGGACGAAGCCCAGCGCCTCTACGACGAGGTCGCCGAGCGCCTCGAAGCGCAAGGCATCGCTACCACCGTCGACCAGCCGCTGTGGTACCCCGCCCCCAACTCGCCCGGGGACCCGCTCCGCAAGGAGCCGGACGCCGACCGGTAG
- a CDS encoding site-specific integrase, translating to MSGKRGNGEGSIYPYRNGFAAYAWVTTPTGKRDRKYVYGKTRTEVHDKWLKLHTAAKAGPVATSTPTLEQFLAFWLKEEVEVNLKPLTAATYETAVRLYIGPFLGAKRVDKLNVRDVREWLNKLATTCQCCAQGKDERRPEERRKCCAISKCCRQYLSKRSVADARTVLRSALTYAISEEMIARNVAQLVKLAKPRPRKVIPWSVEEASRFLESARADRDPLYGAYVMILVLGLRKGEVLGLRWSDVMLDRGEVLIQQQLQRVRRRLLHSEVKTDASESVLPLPDLCRTALVLREKSRDAHKLAARDLWTESDLVFTTKYGTPVEPRNFNRRFEFRCQQAGVRLIRVHDTRKTCGTLLAALDVHPRVAMQILRHSQFAVTMEIYTQVPSEQTRNALRKLGETLDVGRSDEAEGEGETPPASAADDGPEAPE from the coding sequence ATGAGTGGCAAGCGCGGCAACGGCGAGGGGTCCATCTACCCCTACCGCAACGGCTTCGCGGCCTACGCCTGGGTGACCACGCCCACCGGCAAGCGCGACCGCAAGTACGTCTACGGCAAGACCCGGACCGAGGTCCACGACAAGTGGCTCAAGCTCCACACCGCGGCCAAGGCCGGCCCCGTGGCCACCAGCACGCCGACACTGGAGCAGTTCCTCGCCTTCTGGCTGAAGGAGGAGGTCGAGGTCAACCTCAAGCCGCTCACCGCCGCGACCTACGAGACGGCCGTGCGCCTCTACATCGGCCCGTTCCTCGGCGCCAAGCGGGTCGACAAGCTCAACGTCCGCGACGTGCGCGAGTGGCTGAACAAGCTCGCCACCACCTGCCAGTGCTGTGCCCAGGGGAAGGACGAGCGCCGCCCCGAGGAGCGACGGAAGTGCTGCGCGATCAGCAAGTGTTGCCGCCAGTACCTGTCCAAGCGTTCCGTCGCCGACGCCCGCACCGTGCTCCGCAGCGCGCTCACCTACGCGATCAGCGAGGAGATGATCGCCCGCAACGTCGCCCAACTCGTCAAGCTGGCCAAGCCCCGCCCCCGCAAGGTCATCCCGTGGTCGGTCGAGGAGGCCAGCCGGTTCCTCGAATCGGCCCGCGCCGACCGCGACCCCCTGTACGGCGCCTACGTGATGATCCTGGTGCTCGGCTTGCGTAAGGGCGAAGTCCTCGGGCTCCGGTGGTCGGACGTGATGCTGGACCGGGGAGAGGTCCTGATCCAGCAGCAGCTCCAGCGGGTCCGTCGCCGCCTGCTGCACTCCGAGGTCAAGACCGATGCCTCGGAGTCGGTGCTCCCGCTGCCGGACCTCTGCCGCACGGCCCTGGTGCTGCGGGAGAAGAGCCGGGATGCCCACAAGCTCGCCGCCCGCGACCTATGGACGGAGTCCGACCTGGTCTTCACCACCAAGTACGGCACCCCGGTCGAGCCGCGCAACTTCAACCGGCGGTTCGAGTTCCGCTGCCAGCAGGCCGGCGTGCGGCTGATCCGCGTCCACGACACCCGCAAGACCTGCGGCACGCTGCTGGCGGCCCTGGACGTGCACCCGCGCGTGGCGATGCAGATCCTCCGGCACTCGCAGTTCGCGGTGACCATGGAGATCTACACCCAGGTCCCCTCCGAGCAGACGCGCAACGCGCTCAGGAAGCTCGGCGAGACCCTCGACGTCGGGCGATCCGACGAGGCGGAAGGAGAGGGCGAGACGCCTCCGGCCTCCGCAGCCGATGATGGTCCGGAAGCGCCGGAGTAA
- a CDS encoding DUF3631 domain-containing protein, producing MTESTASRPATAAPGPTAATTNWPPVAKAGEPGAYLPGLQPEASTACGQPEAAPAEPGALSGTDLLPDTEATEGADLLAQLKALIATFVILPSEEALDAATLWVAATHLQGSWQHAPRLAVVGPAKRCGKSRLLDVLTETVHQPVLTVNSTPAAVFRSITEEPPTLLVDEADTIFGSPKMAEKNEEMRGLLNAGHQRDRYVLRVVGNDHTPRRFHTFAMAAIAGIGDLPDTIMDRSIVIRMRRRAEGERVAPYRTMRDRPALHAIRDRIAQWSAPLAEQALLLEPAMPVEDRAADTWEPLVIIADLAGGPWPRLARQACRRMVDDEVQTEEDSPGGARILADIRRIFHAAGEPDSITTDQLLFTLNGDPEAPWAEAGRGGLNARGLGAMLREFGISSGNVRIGDGTQRKGYLRHKFTDAWRRYCPTVHPTAPGSEAGTGAGVGAGPRR from the coding sequence ATGACCGAGAGTACTGCCTCCCGCCCCGCCACCGCAGCCCCCGGCCCGACAGCGGCCACCACGAACTGGCCGCCCGTCGCCAAGGCCGGCGAGCCCGGCGCCTACCTGCCCGGCCTCCAGCCCGAGGCGTCCACAGCCTGTGGACAGCCGGAGGCGGCACCGGCCGAGCCTGGCGCCCTGTCCGGGACCGACCTGCTGCCGGACACCGAGGCGACCGAGGGTGCCGACCTGCTCGCCCAACTGAAGGCCCTGATCGCCACCTTCGTGATCCTGCCCTCGGAGGAGGCCCTGGACGCCGCGACGCTGTGGGTGGCGGCGACCCACCTGCAGGGCTCGTGGCAGCACGCGCCGCGCCTGGCAGTGGTCGGCCCGGCGAAGCGCTGCGGCAAGTCCCGCCTGCTCGACGTCCTCACCGAGACGGTGCACCAGCCGGTGCTCACGGTCAACTCGACCCCGGCCGCGGTCTTCCGCTCCATCACCGAAGAGCCGCCCACGCTCCTGGTGGACGAGGCGGACACGATCTTCGGCAGCCCGAAGATGGCGGAGAAGAACGAGGAGATGCGCGGCCTGCTGAACGCCGGGCACCAGCGCGACCGGTACGTGCTGCGAGTGGTCGGCAACGACCACACCCCGCGCCGCTTCCACACCTTCGCCATGGCGGCCATCGCCGGGATCGGCGACCTCCCCGACACGATCATGGACCGCTCCATCGTGATCCGGATGCGCCGCCGCGCTGAAGGGGAGCGCGTCGCGCCCTACCGCACGATGCGCGACAGGCCCGCCCTGCACGCCATCCGCGACCGCATCGCCCAGTGGAGCGCGCCCCTGGCCGAGCAGGCCCTGCTGCTGGAGCCCGCGATGCCGGTCGAGGACCGCGCGGCCGACACCTGGGAGCCCCTGGTGATCATCGCCGACCTCGCCGGAGGACCCTGGCCCCGCCTGGCCCGCCAGGCGTGCAGGCGCATGGTCGACGACGAGGTCCAGACCGAGGAGGACAGCCCCGGCGGCGCGCGGATCCTCGCCGACATCCGCCGGATCTTCCACGCCGCCGGCGAGCCGGACAGCATCACCACCGACCAGCTGCTGTTCACCCTCAACGGCGACCCGGAAGCCCCCTGGGCCGAGGCCGGGCGGGGCGGGCTGAACGCGCGCGGGCTCGGCGCGATGCTCCGCGAGTTCGGCATCTCCTCCGGCAACGTGCGCATCGGCGACGGAACCCAGCGCAAGGGCTACCTGCGCCACAAGTTCACCGACGCCTGGCGGCGCTACTGCCCCACCGTCCACCCGACCGCACCCGGGTCGGAGGCGGGCACGGGTGCGGGCGTGGGCGCGGGCCCAAGAAGGTGA
- a CDS encoding excisionase family DNA-binding protein: protein MPTAATTTVIERKWHTTAEVAEMLGFGLSKTKMLVLSGQIRSVAIGRNRRILPLWVDEYVARVVATAEEVAA, encoded by the coding sequence ATGCCCACCGCTGCCACCACGACCGTCATCGAGCGGAAGTGGCACACCACCGCCGAGGTCGCCGAGATGCTCGGCTTCGGCCTCTCCAAGACCAAGATGCTGGTCCTCTCCGGCCAGATCCGCTCCGTCGCCATCGGCCGCAACCGCCGCATCCTGCCCCTGTGGGTCGACGAATACGTCGCCCGCGTCGTCGCCACCGCCGAGGAGGTGGCCGCATGA